In the genome of Candidatus Methylarchaceae archaeon HK02M2, one region contains:
- a CDS encoding thermosome subunit, producing the protein MSSSPTLILKEGTTHVKKGIIQKNNMTAAIITAEMVRSTLGPRGLDKMLTAIRWTDDNLRKIERVTITNDGSTILKDADFKHPISKLLVEAAKAQDSEVGDGTTSVVVIIGELIKKSQKLIEKGVHPNVLVDGYKIAAEKAKEILDKIAINVDKNNDEILKKIAITSMGSKSASIVKEYLADIAVKAIRLITKEENGKVKVDINNIEIVKKSGKGLEETEIIKGIVIKEDVIDTIEAGMPRRVKDARIALVKKHEGLDLDRGAVTFVRELQVDNPDQLQNYMKGEKDILKGWVDKIADAGVNVLFCKTALDYVVTHNMVRKGIMGVRRVDEEDLKKIAKATGARIASHIDDIGPDGLGEAGLVEEIKIGGKKLIFLRDCKNPDFITILLRGGTKHVVDEAERALHDALCVIRNVVEDEKIVAGGGSPEAELSKQIRELANTVGGREQLAVEAFADSLESIPSALAQNAGLDQITLLVNLRAKHKEGNLWHGVNVFSGKIEDMKENNILEPLRVKMQIIKSATETACMIIRIDELLCAKMIDTEKDEGLEARFREMKMRGRIGRHKRRWKQTPVWVPK; encoded by the coding sequence ATGTCATCTTCCCCAACTTTAATCCTAAAAGAAGGTACAACTCATGTAAAAAAAGGTATTATACAGAAGAACAATATGACTGCAGCTATAATAACCGCAGAGATGGTTCGATCTACGTTAGGTCCACGTGGCCTTGATAAAATGTTAACGGCAATTAGATGGACAGATGATAATCTTAGAAAGATTGAGCGTGTCACCATAACCAATGATGGGTCTACAATCTTGAAAGATGCAGATTTCAAACATCCTATTTCGAAGTTGCTTGTTGAAGCCGCAAAAGCTCAAGATAGTGAAGTTGGGGACGGAACTACAAGTGTTGTTGTAATTATTGGAGAGCTAATAAAAAAATCACAGAAACTGATAGAAAAAGGAGTTCATCCCAACGTTCTGGTAGACGGATATAAGATAGCCGCTGAAAAGGCAAAGGAAATACTAGATAAAATAGCTATAAACGTCGACAAAAATAATGATGAGATATTAAAAAAAATCGCTATTACTTCTATGGGAAGTAAAAGTGCATCAATAGTAAAAGAATATTTGGCAGATATAGCTGTCAAAGCGATAAGACTGATAACTAAAGAAGAGAATGGAAAGGTAAAAGTAGACATCAATAATATCGAAATCGTGAAGAAAAGTGGAAAAGGCTTAGAAGAAACAGAAATAATCAAAGGTATAGTAATAAAAGAAGATGTTATAGATACCATAGAAGCCGGCATGCCTAGGAGGGTCAAAGATGCTAGAATAGCTCTAGTAAAGAAGCATGAGGGTCTAGATTTAGATAGAGGTGCAGTGACTTTTGTTCGTGAACTACAAGTCGACAATCCAGATCAGCTTCAGAATTACATGAAAGGAGAGAAGGACATACTCAAAGGCTGGGTTGATAAGATTGCTGATGCAGGTGTTAACGTTCTCTTTTGCAAAACAGCCCTTGATTATGTTGTTACCCATAACATGGTAAGAAAAGGAATAATGGGAGTAAGGCGAGTAGATGAAGAAGATCTTAAGAAAATTGCAAAAGCGACAGGAGCTCGAATAGCATCTCACATTGATGACATTGGTCCTGATGGTCTGGGTGAAGCGGGTCTAGTAGAAGAGATAAAGATAGGTGGAAAAAAGTTGATCTTTTTACGCGATTGTAAAAACCCTGATTTTATTACTATACTTTTAAGGGGGGGTACAAAGCACGTGGTCGACGAGGCAGAGAGGGCATTACATGATGCTCTTTGTGTCATAAGAAACGTTGTCGAGGATGAAAAGATCGTGGCTGGAGGAGGTTCGCCTGAAGCTGAATTGTCTAAACAAATTCGAGAGCTTGCGAATACTGTTGGTGGAAGGGAACAGTTGGCTGTTGAAGCCTTTGCGGATTCTTTAGAGAGCATACCATCGGCATTAGCTCAAAATGCCGGACTCGACCAAATAACTCTTTTAGTTAATCTCAGGGCTAAACACAAAGAAGGTAATTTATGGCATGGAGTAAATGTATTCTCAGGTAAAATTGAAGACATGAAGGAAAATAACATACTAGAGCCCCTAAGAGTTAAGATGCAAATCATAAAATCAGCTACAGAAACTGCTTGTATGATTATCAGAATAGATGAGTTACTGTGTGCTAAGATGAT